A genome region from Neisseria meningitidis includes the following:
- a CDS encoding SIMPL domain-containing protein (The SIMPL domain is named for its presence in mouse protein SIMPL (signalling molecule that associates with mouse pelle-like kinase). Bacterial member BP26, from Brucella, was shown to assemble into a channel-like structure, while YggE from E. coli has been associated with resistance to oxidative stress.), which translates to MLRSILAASLLAVSFPTAAEALNYNIVEFSESAGVEAVQDTMSARFQVTAEGRNKNAVNAEFVKKFNNFTRKSKNGSFKTELVSRSAMPRYQYTNGRRIQTGWEERAEFKVEGRDFDALNRFIADVQADAALEYTDFHVSRERRNEVIDQVSKDAVLRFKARAEKLAGVLGASGYKIVKLNLGHIGSHIAGGGAAQAKMLRAMPMAASVNMEGADSAAPGVEEISISVNGTVQF; encoded by the coding sequence ATGTTGCGTTCTATTTTGGCGGCTTCCCTGCTGGCGGTATCTTTTCCGACGGCGGCTGAAGCATTGAATTACAATATTGTCGAATTTTCTGAATCGGCGGGTGTCGAGGCGGTTCAGGATACAATGTCCGCACGTTTCCAAGTGACGGCGGAAGGACGGAACAAAAATGCCGTCAATGCCGAGTTTGTTAAAAAATTCAACAATTTCACCAGAAAATCAAAAAATGGTAGCTTTAAAACCGAATTGGTATCGCGCAGTGCGATGCCGCGCTATCAATATACCAACGGCAGACGCATTCAAACAGGTTGGGAGGAGCGTGCGGAATTTAAGGTCGAGGGTAGGGATTTTGATGCGTTGAACCGTTTTATTGCCGATGTTCAGGCAGATGCCGCGTTGGAATATACGGATTTCCATGTGTCGCGCGAACGCCGCAACGAGGTCATCGATCAGGTCAGCAAGGATGCCGTTTTGCGTTTCAAGGCGCGTGCCGAAAAGTTGGCGGGCGTTTTGGGTGCGTCCGGTTATAAAATCGTCAAATTGAATTTGGGACACATCGGCAGCCATATCGCGGGAGGGGGAGCTGCTCAGGCAAAAATGCTTCGTGCCATGCCGATGGCGGCAAGCGTCAATATGGAGGGTGCGGATTCCGCCGCGCCTGGTGTGGAGGAAATCAGCATCAGCGTCAATGGGACGGTTCAGTTCTGA
- the der gene encoding ribosome biogenesis GTPase Der produces MKPTIALVGRPNVGKSTLFNRLTRTKDALVHDLPGLTRDRHYGHGKVGSKPYLVIDTGGFEPVVDSGILHEMAKQTLQAVDEADAVVFLVDGRTGLTPQDKIIADRLRQSPRPVYLAVNKGEGGNRAVLAAEFYELALGDPYVISGAHGDGVYYLIEDILETFPEPEKEEEEAKHPVFAVIGRPNVGKSTLVNAILGEERVIAFDMAGTTRDSIHIDFEREGKPFTIIDTAGVRRRGKVDEAVEKFSVIKAMQAVEAANVAVLVLDAQQDIADQDATIAGFALEAGRALVVAVNKWDGISEERREQVKRDINRKLYFLDFAKFHFISALKERGIDGLFDSIQAAYNAAMIKMPTPKITRVLQSAIERQQPPRAGLVRPKMRYAHQGGMNPPVIVVHGNSLHAISDSYTRYLTQTFRKAFNLQGTPLRIQYNVSENPYENADDKPKKKPLRRVSLSNRIEKREGRKEEKNRFKKKTKVSVKKQFSK; encoded by the coding sequence ATGAAACCAACCATCGCGCTTGTCGGCCGCCCCAACGTCGGCAAATCTACTTTATTCAACCGTTTGACGCGCACCAAAGACGCACTCGTACACGACCTGCCCGGCCTGACCCGCGACCGCCATTACGGACACGGCAAAGTCGGCAGCAAACCTTATTTGGTCATCGATACCGGCGGTTTCGAGCCGGTTGTGGACAGCGGCATTTTGCACGAAATGGCAAAACAAACCTTACAGGCTGTCGATGAAGCCGATGCGGTTGTGTTTTTGGTGGACGGCCGTACCGGTCTGACGCCGCAAGATAAAATCATTGCCGACCGTTTGCGCCAAAGCCCGCGCCCCGTTTATTTGGCCGTGAATAAAGGAGAAGGCGGCAACAGGGCCGTGCTTGCCGCCGAGTTCTACGAACTTGCTTTGGGCGACCCTTATGTTATTTCAGGTGCGCACGGTGACGGCGTGTATTATCTGATTGAAGATATTTTGGAAACCTTCCCTGAGCCTGAAAAAGAAGAGGAAGAGGCGAAACATCCTGTTTTTGCCGTTATCGGTCGTCCAAATGTCGGTAAATCAACCTTGGTAAACGCCATTCTCGGCGAAGAGCGCGTCATCGCCTTCGATATGGCAGGTACGACGCGCGACAGTATCCATATCGATTTCGAGCGCGAAGGCAAACCGTTTACCATCATCGATACCGCAGGTGTGCGCCGTCGCGGCAAAGTGGATGAAGCAGTGGAAAAATTCTCCGTTATCAAAGCGATGCAGGCGGTTGAAGCGGCAAACGTCGCTGTTTTGGTATTGGACGCGCAGCAGGACATCGCCGACCAAGATGCGACGATTGCAGGTTTCGCTTTGGAGGCAGGCCGTGCTTTGGTGGTGGCGGTCAATAAATGGGACGGCATCAGCGAAGAACGTCGCGAGCAAGTGAAACGCGATATCAACCGCAAACTGTATTTCCTCGATTTTGCCAAGTTCCACTTTATTTCCGCATTGAAAGAGCGCGGTATAGACGGTTTGTTTGACAGCATTCAGGCTGCCTACAACGCGGCGATGATTAAGATGCCGACGCCGAAAATCACGCGCGTCCTGCAAAGCGCAATCGAGCGTCAGCAACCGCCGCGTGCCGGCTTGGTGCGTCCGAAAATGCGTTATGCCCACCAAGGCGGCATGAACCCTCCCGTAATTGTGGTACACGGCAATTCGCTGCACGCGATTTCCGACAGCTATACGCGCTATCTGACCCAAACGTTCCGCAAAGCCTTCAACCTGCAAGGCACGCCGTTGCGGATTCAATACAATGTTTCGGAAAACCCGTATGAAAACGCCGACGACAAACCGAAGAAAAAACCGCTGCGCCGCGTCAGCCTGAGCAACCGTATTGAGAAACGCGAAGGCCGCAAAGAAGAGAAAAACCGCTTCAAGAAGAAAACCAAAGTCAGTGTGAAAAAACAATTCAGCAAATAA
- a CDS encoding PhoH family protein codes for MTHTVHLHLEETDNLALQRLCGSFDNNLDLLAKALDIHISRRFEHFTFNGAFAHAGKRALLKLLETAQTRDLNDGDIRLAAVEAQTEDAGHQEKNHDHAYYFRTKRGSIGGRTPRQNGYIRALLNHDIVFGLGPAGTGKTYLAVAAAVDAMEKHQVERIILVRPAVEAGEKLGFLPGDLTQKVDPYLRPLYDALYDLMGFDRVTKLIEKGLIEIAPLAYMRGRTLNGAYIILDEAQNTTPEQMKMFLTRIGFGAKAVITGDTSQIDLPKNIKSGLKDAREKLHGVEGLYFHTFTGEDVVRHPLVQKIVEAYESAEHD; via the coding sequence ATGACACATACCGTCCACCTGCATTTAGAAGAAACCGACAACTTGGCGTTGCAGCGTCTGTGCGGTTCTTTTGACAACAACCTTGATTTACTTGCTAAAGCACTCGATATCCACATCAGCCGCCGTTTTGAACATTTCACTTTCAACGGCGCATTTGCACACGCCGGCAAACGCGCACTGCTCAAACTCTTGGAAACGGCACAGACGCGCGACCTAAACGACGGCGACATCAGGCTTGCCGCCGTCGAAGCCCAAACCGAAGATGCCGGTCATCAAGAAAAAAACCATGACCACGCCTATTATTTCCGCACCAAGCGCGGCAGCATCGGCGGCAGAACGCCACGGCAGAACGGCTATATCCGCGCCCTACTCAACCACGACATCGTATTCGGTCTCGGGCCGGCAGGTACGGGCAAAACCTATCTCGCCGTCGCCGCCGCCGTCGATGCGATGGAAAAACACCAAGTCGAACGCATCATTTTAGTGCGGCCTGCCGTCGAAGCCGGCGAGAAACTGGGTTTTCTGCCCGGTGACCTGACCCAGAAAGTCGATCCCTACCTTCGTCCGCTTTATGATGCCCTCTATGACCTGATGGGCTTCGACCGTGTCACCAAGCTGATTGAAAAAGGTCTGATTGAGATTGCCCCGCTCGCCTATATGCGCGGCAGGACGCTCAACGGCGCATACATCATCCTCGACGAAGCGCAAAACACCACGCCCGAACAAATGAAAATGTTCCTGACCCGCATCGGCTTCGGCGCGAAAGCCGTCATTACCGGCGACACCAGCCAAATCGACCTGCCCAAAAACATCAAATCGGGATTAAAAGATGCGCGTGAGAAACTGCACGGCGTGGAAGGGCTGTATTTCCACACCTTTACCGGCGAAGACGTTGTCCGGCATCCTTTGGTGCAAAAAATCGTCGAAGCCTACGAATCGGCAGAACACGACTGA
- a CDS encoding YfgM family protein has product MAAHLEEQQELDNFKYFWKTTGKWLFAVLILAALGYLGYTVYQNRAASQNQEAAAVLANIVEKAQNKAPQSEINAELAKLQQSYPHSISAAQATLMAAATEFDAQRYDVAEGHLKWVLSNQKDSLIQALAAQRLGVVLLQQKKYDAALAALDTPVEADFAPLLMETKGDVYAAQGKSQEALKNYGQALEKMPQDSVGRELVQMKLDSLK; this is encoded by the coding sequence ATGGCAGCCCATTTGGAAGAACAACAAGAGTTGGACAACTTTAAATATTTTTGGAAAACCACGGGCAAATGGCTGTTTGCCGTGCTGATTTTGGCGGCACTCGGCTACTTGGGATACACGGTTTACCAAAACCGTGCGGCTTCCCAAAATCAGGAAGCGGCGGCGGTGCTGGCAAACATCGTGGAAAAGGCGCAAAACAAAGCCCCGCAAAGCGAAATCAATGCCGAATTGGCCAAGCTCCAACAAAGCTACCCCCATTCCATTTCCGCCGCCCAAGCCACGCTGATGGCGGCAGCAACCGAATTTGACGCGCAGCGTTACGATGTTGCCGAAGGCCATTTGAAATGGGTATTGTCCAACCAAAAAGACAGCCTGATCCAGGCGTTGGCGGCGCAGCGTCTGGGCGTTGTGTTGTTGCAACAAAAAAAATACGATGCCGCGCTTGCCGCACTCGACACGCCGGTTGAAGCGGACTTCGCCCCCCTGCTGATGGAAACCAAAGGCGATGTCTATGCCGCACAGGGAAAAAGCCAGGAAGCCTTAAAAAACTACGGACAGGCTTTAGAAAAAATGCCTCAAGATTCTGTCGGTCGCGAATTGGTTCAAATGAAACTTGATTCGCTGAAATAA
- the hisS gene encoding histidine--tRNA ligase — protein MAQKIQSVKGMNDLLPVEQKDFKLTAAFWQAFEDTVGRWTRTYGYQQIRTPIVEQTGLFVRSIGEETDVVGKEMYTFSDSNDSLSLSLRPEGTASCLRAVVEHNFLYNSPQKLWYMGPMFRRERPQKGRYRQFHQVGIEALGFEGPDIDAEIIAMSADLWEKLGIREYLTLEINSLGNREERAAHRAALVEYLTRYEDKLDEDSKRRLKTNPLRVLDTKNPDLQEICNAAPRLVDYLGEASQNHYARFKAMLDGLGIQYIENPRLVRGLDYYNQTVFEWTTDKLGAQATVCGGGRYDGLIEELGGKPAPSIGFAMGIERLLLLVSEYGSLEVNAAPDVYAMHQGEGADLQVMKYAQALRAQGFNVMQHSGYQSLKAQMKKADNSGARFALIVAQDELANGTVTLKDMNGAHGQQTVAAADLTNTLQQWKNA, from the coding sequence ATGGCACAAAAAATCCAATCCGTCAAAGGCATGAACGACCTTCTGCCTGTCGAGCAAAAAGATTTCAAACTGACGGCTGCGTTTTGGCAGGCGTTTGAAGATACGGTCGGCCGCTGGACACGCACTTACGGTTATCAGCAAATCCGTACGCCGATTGTCGAGCAAACCGGTTTGTTTGTCCGCTCCATCGGCGAGGAAACCGATGTGGTCGGCAAGGAAATGTACACCTTCTCCGATTCAAACGATTCTTTGAGTTTGAGCTTGCGTCCTGAAGGTACGGCTTCCTGCCTGCGTGCGGTGGTCGAACACAACTTTCTGTACAACAGCCCGCAAAAGCTGTGGTATATGGGGCCGATGTTCCGCCGCGAGCGTCCGCAAAAAGGCCGTTATCGTCAGTTCCATCAGGTCGGTATCGAGGCTTTGGGTTTTGAAGGGCCGGATATCGATGCGGAAATTATCGCGATGTCTGCCGACTTGTGGGAAAAATTGGGTATCCGCGAATACCTGACTTTGGAAATCAACAGCTTGGGCAACCGTGAGGAACGCGCGGCACACCGTGCGGCATTGGTTGAATATCTGACCCGTTATGAAGATAAATTGGATGAAGACAGCAAACGCCGTCTGAAAACCAATCCTTTGCGCGTTTTGGATACGAAAAACCCTGATTTGCAGGAAATCTGCAATGCGGCACCGCGTCTGGTGGATTATTTGGGCGAGGCTTCGCAAAACCACTATGCACGCTTCAAAGCGATGTTGGACGGTTTGGGTATCCAATATATTGAAAATCCGCGCTTGGTTCGCGGTTTGGATTATTACAATCAAACGGTTTTTGAGTGGACGACCGACAAACTCGGCGCGCAGGCAACTGTGTGCGGCGGCGGCCGTTACGACGGTTTGATTGAGGAACTTGGTGGTAAGCCTGCGCCGTCTATCGGCTTTGCAATGGGCATCGAGCGGCTGCTGCTTTTGGTGAGCGAATACGGCTCGCTGGAAGTAAACGCCGCGCCTGATGTCTATGCAATGCACCAAGGCGAAGGGGCGGACTTGCAGGTGATGAAATACGCACAAGCCTTGCGCGCGCAAGGTTTCAATGTGATGCAGCATTCCGGCTATCAGAGCCTGAAAGCGCAAATGAAAAAAGCCGACAACAGCGGCGCACGCTTTGCCCTGATTGTCGCGCAAGACGAACTGGCGAACGGTACGGTTACGCTCAAAGATATGAACGGCGCACACGGTCAGCAAACCGTCGCCGCCGCTGATTTGACAAACACTTTACAACAATGGAAGAACGCATAA
- the dcd gene encoding dCTP deaminase: MSIKSDKWIRRMSEEFGMIDPFEPNQIKEADGKRIISYGTSSYGYDIRCANEFKIFTNINSTIVDPKNFDPKNFVTVEDDCCIIPPNSFALARTVEYFRIPRNVLTVCLGKSTYARCGIIVNVTPFEPEWEGYVTLEFSNTTPLPAKIYAGEGVAQVLFFESDEICETSYKDRNGKYMGQTGVTLPKA; encoded by the coding sequence ATGAGCATCAAGTCCGACAAATGGATACGCCGAATGAGCGAAGAATTCGGCATGATCGACCCTTTCGAGCCGAACCAAATCAAAGAAGCCGACGGCAAACGCATCATCTCCTACGGTACGTCCAGCTACGGCTACGACATCCGCTGCGCAAACGAATTTAAAATCTTCACCAACATCAACAGCACCATCGTCGATCCCAAAAACTTCGACCCGAAAAACTTCGTTACCGTTGAAGACGACTGCTGCATCATCCCGCCCAATTCCTTCGCACTGGCGCGCACGGTCGAATATTTCCGCATCCCGCGCAACGTCCTGACCGTCTGCTTGGGCAAATCCACCTACGCCCGCTGCGGCATTATCGTCAACGTTACCCCGTTCGAACCGGAATGGGAAGGCTACGTTACCCTCGAATTTTCCAACACCACCCCCCTGCCCGCCAAAATCTACGCAGGCGAAGGCGTGGCGCAAGTCCTCTTCTTCGAGAGCGACGAAATCTGCGAAACCTCATACAAAGACCGCAACGGCAAATATATGGGGCAAACCGGCGTTACCCTGCCCAAAGCCTGA
- a CDS encoding polynucleotide adenylyltransferase PcnB has product MLKKWLNKMLPSGRSSKKAESKTVIPAERHNIRAEMLSFAAENVIRRLKGAGFQAYVVGGAIRDLLLGIEPKDFDVATDAMPEQVHKLFRRSRIVGRRFQIVHVMNGAEIIEVTTFRGGAKVHQNAHGRIMKDNTYGSIEEDAMRRDFTCNALYYDPEKEEILDFHNGIADVAARRLVMIGDAAERYQEDPVRILRAIRLSGKLGFELSEETAAPIAESICRLKHEPVARLFDEIMKLLFSGHARECLKRLNGFDIPDDIHPLLNALRVSDGIAGKMTVLALKNTDERLRADKSVSVGFVLAALMWPELERHWKSNLQQGLKPVPALSDAINTMRETVERGWGVPQRFSATMREIWMFQPQFENRKGARPHKLFAQARFRAAYDFLLLRAETGNADRALAEWWTAFQTASQEQRTEMTKNEAAARHEKNEGQAKKRRRRRRKPKPKVVGTDWE; this is encoded by the coding sequence ATGCTGAAAAAATGGTTGAATAAGATGCTGCCTTCCGGTCGGAGCAGTAAAAAAGCGGAAAGTAAAACGGTCATTCCTGCCGAAAGACACAACATCCGTGCCGAAATGTTGAGCTTTGCCGCCGAAAACGTCATACGCCGTCTGAAAGGGGCGGGGTTTCAGGCTTATGTGGTCGGCGGCGCGATCAGGGACCTGCTGCTCGGCATCGAACCCAAGGATTTCGATGTCGCAACCGATGCCATGCCCGAACAGGTGCACAAACTCTTCCGCCGCAGCCGCATCGTCGGCAGGCGTTTTCAAATCGTCCATGTGATGAACGGTGCGGAGATTATCGAAGTAACGACGTTTCGCGGCGGTGCGAAAGTTCATCAGAACGCGCACGGCAGGATTATGAAGGACAACACCTACGGCAGCATCGAAGAAGATGCGATGCGGCGCGATTTTACCTGCAATGCCTTGTATTACGATCCGGAAAAAGAAGAGATTTTGGATTTCCACAACGGGATTGCCGATGTTGCCGCCCGCAGGCTGGTTATGATTGGCGATGCCGCCGAACGCTATCAGGAAGACCCTGTCAGGATTTTGCGCGCCATCCGCCTGTCGGGCAAATTGGGCTTTGAGCTGTCGGAAGAAACCGCCGCACCGATTGCCGAATCGATATGCCGTCTGAAGCACGAACCGGTAGCGAGGCTGTTCGACGAAATTATGAAACTGCTGTTTTCAGGGCACGCGCGCGAGTGTCTAAAACGTTTGAACGGATTTGACATACCGGACGACATCCATCCGCTGCTCAATGCCTTGCGCGTTTCAGACGGCATCGCCGGAAAAATGACGGTGCTTGCCCTGAAAAATACCGATGAGCGGCTGCGTGCCGACAAATCGGTTTCGGTCGGTTTCGTACTGGCGGCCCTGATGTGGCCCGAGTTGGAACGCCATTGGAAAAGCAATCTGCAACAGGGTTTGAAACCCGTGCCCGCCCTGTCCGATGCAATCAATACGATGCGCGAAACCGTCGAACGCGGTTGGGGCGTACCGCAACGCTTTTCCGCCACGATGCGCGAAATTTGGATGTTCCAGCCGCAGTTTGAAAACCGCAAAGGCGCAAGGCCGCACAAACTGTTTGCACAGGCGCGTTTCCGTGCCGCCTATGATTTCCTGCTCTTGCGCGCCGAAACCGGCAATGCGGACCGCGCCCTTGCCGAGTGGTGGACGGCGTTTCAGACGGCATCGCAGGAACAACGGACGGAGATGACCAAAAACGAAGCCGCCGCCCGACACGAAAAAAACGAAGGACAGGCGAAAAAACGCCGCCGTCGCAGGCGCAAACCCAAGCCGAAGGTTGTGGGAACGGATTGGGAATAA
- a CDS encoding MORN repeat-containing protein, with amino-acid sequence MLKHLAFLLPAMMFALPAASAVLTSYQEPGCTYEGDVGKDGKPAGKGTWRCQDGRNYTGSFKNGKFDGQGVYTVAANREIFIEPFNSDSTKFRNMVLSGTFKKGLAHGRFTVSQNGETLFIMKCENGMIKEVKLPKNK; translated from the coding sequence ATGCTTAAACATCTCGCATTCCTACTGCCCGCCATGATGTTCGCCCTCCCCGCCGCGTCCGCCGTTCTGACTTCCTATCAAGAACCCGGCTGCACCTACGAAGGCGATGTCGGCAAAGACGGTAAACCCGCCGGCAAAGGCACATGGCGCTGCCAAGACGGGCGCAACTATACCGGTTCGTTTAAAAATGGCAAATTCGACGGACAAGGCGTTTATACCGTTGCCGCCAACCGCGAAATATTTATCGAACCGTTCAATTCCGACAGTACCAAATTCCGCAACATGGTACTCTCGGGCACATTCAAAAAAGGCTTGGCACACGGCAGATTTACCGTCTCGCAAAACGGCGAAACCCTCTTCATTATGAAATGCGAAAACGGCATGATTAAAGAAGTGAAGCTGCCCAAAAACAAATAA
- a CDS encoding recombination-associated protein RdgC, with product MWFKQISFYPLNKEKLPEADVLADKLAEAEFTHCQGLDWFSEGFTAPVSFSPELVFPADFTLRVALKKEEKVLPAGVIRDILEEKVAEIQNNEARNVGRKEKQELKEQITDDLLPRAFTRSSRTEAVFNTRHGYLLVNNAASAKAENILTKLREALGGLEASLPNTKQSPSSLMTGWLLQGHCEGGFELDSDCELKGTGDIVPVVKVSKQDLTADEVVQHVKNGKTVTQLGLVWREQIAFILTQDFTLKRIQYLDVLQEEAESNGDDAAGLAFASQILMAESVSIMLEELVSYLGGWQD from the coding sequence ATGTGGTTCAAGCAGATTAGTTTTTATCCGCTCAACAAAGAAAAGCTGCCTGAGGCGGACGTACTTGCCGACAAACTTGCTGAAGCTGAATTTACCCATTGCCAAGGCTTAGACTGGTTCAGCGAAGGCTTTACCGCACCGGTTTCATTCTCCCCGGAACTCGTTTTCCCTGCCGACTTTACCTTGCGCGTCGCCCTGAAAAAAGAGGAAAAAGTCCTGCCTGCCGGCGTCATCCGCGATATTTTGGAAGAGAAGGTAGCGGAAATCCAAAACAATGAAGCCCGCAATGTCGGTCGCAAAGAAAAACAAGAGCTTAAAGAGCAAATTACAGACGACCTGCTGCCCCGAGCGTTTACCCGCAGCAGCCGTACAGAAGCGGTGTTTAACACCCGCCACGGCTACCTGCTCGTCAATAACGCGGCTTCCGCCAAAGCGGAAAACATCCTGACCAAGCTGCGCGAAGCTTTGGGCGGTTTGGAAGCCTCGCTGCCGAATACCAAACAATCGCCCTCTTCCCTGATGACCGGCTGGCTGTTGCAAGGGCATTGCGAAGGCGGTTTTGAATTGGACAGCGATTGCGAACTCAAAGGCACGGGCGATATTGTTCCCGTCGTCAAAGTATCCAAACAAGATTTAACCGCCGACGAAGTGGTTCAACACGTCAAAAACGGTAAAACCGTTACCCAACTGGGCTTGGTGTGGCGCGAACAAATTGCCTTTATCCTCACGCAAGACTTCACACTCAAGCGCATCCAATACCTCGACGTATTGCAGGAAGAAGCCGAAAGCAACGGCGACGATGCCGCCGGTCTCGCCTTCGCCTCGCAAATCCTGATGGCGGAATCCGTCAGCATCATGTTGGAAGAGCTGGTTTCCTATTTGGGCGGCTGGCAAGATTGA
- the recJ gene encoding single-stranded-DNA-specific exonuclease RecJ, translated as MSVKIQTRSVNTDVFNHLLTAGADPLIARLCASRGVQSPAELDDKLASLLPYQTLTNCEAAARRLADAVERQEKILIVADYDADGATACAVGLDGLAAMGAKVDFLVPNRFEHGYGLTPELAEIAAAQGVDLLITVDNGIASIAGVARAQALGLDVIVTDHHLPAETVPDCIIVNPNQKGCGFPSKSLAGVGVIFYVLMALRAELRRRNYFSDGLKEPNLGDLLDLVALGTVADVVSLDHNNRILVSQGLKRMRSGKMRPGIRALFEVARRDWRKAQPFDMGFALGPRINAAGRLDDMSVGIACLLARDDSEAQELAAQLNNLNIERREIEQSMLQDALNAFPETLPSGQMTLVAYRDDFHQGVVGIVASRLKDRFYRPTIVFAPADNGEVRGSGRSIPNLHLRDALDLVSKRHPDLILKFGGHAMAAGLSILEHNIPAFQTTFEEAVREMVCEDDLSQTFITDGSLPACDITLEQAQNLARHVWGQGFAPPSFTDEFHVVRQQPLGAEGKHKKVWLQKDGCEFEAMFWRCSEDIPEYIRTVYRPVANEWRNNLELQLYIDYWEAA; from the coding sequence ATGTCCGTCAAAATCCAAACCCGATCCGTCAATACCGACGTTTTCAATCATTTGCTCACCGCCGGCGCCGATCCTTTAATCGCCCGGCTTTGTGCCTCGCGCGGTGTGCAAAGTCCTGCCGAATTGGACGACAAACTCGCTTCCCTCCTGCCTTATCAAACGCTGACGAATTGCGAAGCCGCCGCCCGCCGTTTGGCGGATGCGGTTGAGCGTCAGGAAAAAATCTTGATTGTCGCCGACTACGATGCCGACGGCGCGACCGCGTGTGCCGTCGGTTTGGACGGTTTGGCGGCGATGGGGGCAAAAGTAGATTTCCTCGTGCCCAACCGCTTTGAACACGGCTACGGTTTAACGCCCGAGCTGGCCGAAATCGCCGCCGCGCAAGGCGTGGATTTGCTGATTACGGTCGATAACGGCATTGCCAGCATCGCAGGCGTGGCGCGCGCGCAGGCTCTGGGTTTGGATGTCATCGTTACTGACCACCACTTGCCGGCCGAGACCGTGCCCGACTGCATCATCGTCAATCCGAACCAAAAAGGCTGCGGTTTTCCAAGCAAAAGCTTGGCGGGCGTGGGCGTGATTTTTTATGTATTGATGGCGTTGCGTGCCGAATTGCGCCGCCGCAATTATTTTTCAGACGGCCTAAAAGAGCCGAATCTGGGCGACCTTTTGGATTTGGTCGCACTCGGTACCGTTGCCGACGTCGTCTCCCTCGATCACAACAACCGTATCCTCGTGTCGCAAGGTTTGAAACGGATGCGTTCGGGCAAAATGCGCCCCGGCATCCGCGCCTTGTTTGAAGTGGCGCGGCGCGATTGGCGCAAGGCCCAGCCGTTTGATATGGGCTTTGCGTTGGGCCCGCGCATCAACGCCGCCGGACGGCTGGACGATATGTCGGTCGGCATCGCCTGCCTGTTGGCGCGAGATGATTCCGAAGCTCAGGAACTGGCGGCTCAGTTAAACAACCTCAATATCGAGCGTCGCGAAATCGAGCAGTCTATGCTGCAAGACGCGCTGAATGCTTTTCCTGAAACCCTGCCTTCAGGTCAGATGACTTTGGTGGCGTATCGCGACGACTTCCATCAAGGCGTGGTCGGCATCGTTGCCAGCCGCCTCAAAGACCGTTTTTATCGTCCGACCATCGTGTTTGCGCCTGCCGACAACGGCGAAGTACGCGGTTCGGGACGTTCCATTCCCAATTTGCACCTGCGCGATGCTTTGGACTTGGTGTCCAAACGCCATCCCGATTTGATTTTGAAATTCGGCGGACACGCGATGGCGGCGGGTTTGAGCATACTTGAACACAACATTCCCGCGTTTCAGACGACCTTTGAAGAAGCCGTGCGCGAAATGGTGTGCGAAGACGATTTGTCGCAAACCTTCATCACCGACGGCAGCCTGCCCGCCTGCGACATCACGTTGGAACAGGCGCAAAACCTTGCCCGTCACGTTTGGGGGCAGGGCTTCGCGCCGCCGAGCTTTACCGACGAGTTCCACGTCGTCCGCCAGCAACCTTTGGGCGCGGAGGGCAAACACAAAAAAGTCTGGCTGCAAAAAGACGGCTGCGAATTTGAAGCGATGTTTTGGCGTTGCAGCGAAGACATTCCCGAATACATCCGCACGGTTTACCGCCCCGTTGCCAACGAATGGCGCAACAATCTCGAATTGCAGCTGTATATCGATTACTGGGAAGCCGCGTAG